One Vulpes lagopus strain Blue_001 chromosome 17, ASM1834538v1, whole genome shotgun sequence DNA segment encodes these proteins:
- the LOC121477302 gene encoding transcription elongation factor A protein-like 8: MKKSCEENEGKPQNMPKTEADRPSEDVPQEGEGSLQPSEEGVSQEAGGNLRGGLIQLGLGFKEDIPARHLNPEEMIRGVDELERLREEIRRVRNEFVMMHWKQRHSRSNP; encoded by the coding sequence atgAAAAAGTCttgtgaagaaaatgaaggaaaaccaCAGAACATGCCAAAGACCGAGGCAGACCGCCCTTCAGAAGATGTAccacaggagggagaaggaagtcTTCAACCTTCTGAAGAAGGTGTAAGCCAAGAAGCAGGAGGAAATCTTAGAGGAGGGCTGATCCAACTTGGCCTGGGGTTTAAAGAGGACATTCCTGCGAGGCATTTGAACCCTGAAGAAATGATAAGAGGAGTAGATGAATTGGAAAGGCTTAGGGAAGAGATAAGAAGAGTGAGAAACGAGTTTGTGATGATGCATTGGAAGCAAAGACATTCACGTAGCAATCCTTAA